The following are encoded together in the Solenopsis invicta isolate M01_SB chromosome 14, UNIL_Sinv_3.0, whole genome shotgun sequence genome:
- the LOC105207731 gene encoding uncharacterized protein LOC105207731 isoform X1, translating to MSSMMSAMRILLGCLICLLSAVHARTAIMPPPWADPSSNPCAAQPRGWQLLYWPADGKCYKIFQIGAPCPETMELGPAAGSGGTIAECRCPPGTAQSSRDALCHPIFTRASCSKGQFFAPVPDPPNKSGTKPRWGVCRDPESCNEQGEIYWPRDGKCYPKFSKGPCPHGELLVKGEDGLATCSCSTADELSRYYWLGNGGGCHEHYTKGPCSEPGELFLPGGTCGCHPQLPHYHEPSGMCYQLGGVGPCPQGHHFVVTMDARSSQEEVVRAGCVCKSGHVLYKDGLCYRLHTRGPCENGYMLVNSSTCIPVPCKRGRLYFPREKTCYKIGMRGPCPSGQIVLYDYNVRPSLDGIGYNGVCGCNNDMRNTGRCLKNEGDDCESTPGMVRIRKTCYKLYTQGPCTAGEWLVAQRTPRNNRLWQQEKPRSKARCECRPGYKRIVQSSDNALEELESDNLISPYSCQPPAVSLAKFLNDNIKSVVDLIAR from the exons ATGTCGTCGATGATGAG CGCGATGCGGATTCTCCTAGGGTGCCTCATTTGCCTACTGTCAGCGGTGCACGCGAGGACCGCGATAATGCCGCCACCGTGGGCCGATCCCTCGAGCAACCCCTGTGCCGCGCAACCGCGCGGTTGGCAGCTGCTGTACTGGCCGGCCGACGGAAAGTGCTACAAAATATTCCAG ATTGGCGCCCCGTGTCCGGAGACTATGGAACTGGGCCCAGCCGCCGGTAGCGGCGGAACAATCGCGGAATGCAGGTGTCCTCCAGGAACCGCACAATCATCTAGGGATGCTTTGTGCCATCCGATATTCACAAGAGCATCTTGCTCCAAGGGTCAATTCTTCGCACCTGTGCCCGACCCACCCAACAAATCAGG TACGAAGCCACGTTGGGGAGTCTGTCGTGATCCCGAAAGCTGCAACGAGCAGGGCGAAATCTACTGGCCTAGGGACGGCAAGTGCTATCCGAAGTTTAGCAAAGGCCCATGTCCACATGGCGAACTTCTCGTCAAGGGTGAGGATGGTCTAGCAACCTGTTCGTGTTCAACTGCTGACGAATTGAGTAGATACTATTGGCTGGGAAACGGCGGCGGCTGTCACGAACACTACACCAAAGGTCCCTGCTCGGAGCCGGGAGAATTATTTCTACCGGGTGGTACGTGCGGCTGCCACCCTCAATTGCCTCACTATCACGAGCCGAGCGGGATGTGCTATCAATTAG GCGGTGTTGGTCCATGTCCGCAAGGACATCACTTCGTAGTGACAATGGATGCCCGATCGTCGCAGGAAGAAGTTGTGCGAGCCGGATGCGTTTGCAAATCGGGCCATGTATTGTACAAGGATGGGCTTTGCTATCGATTACACACGAGAGGACCCTGCGAGAATGGCTATATGCTGGTAAACTCGTCAACCTGCATTCCCGTGCCATGCAAACGCGGTAGATTGTACTTCCCTAGAGAGAAGACTTGTTACAAAATTGGTATGAGGGGACCGTGCCCGAGCGGGCAGATAGTATTGTACGATTATAATGTGAGGCCGTCTCTCGATGGGATCGGTTACAATGGCGTGTGTGGATGCAACAACGATATGAGGAACACCGGCAGGTGTCTAAAGAATGAAGGCGACGATTGCGAGAGCACGCCAGGTATGGTGAGGATTAGGAAAACCTGTTACAAACTGTATACGCAGGGCCCGTGTACCGCGGGAGAATGGCTGGTCGCTCAGAGGACACCGAGGAACAATCGGCTGTGGCAACAAGAAAAACCACGATCGAAAGCCAGGTGCGAGTGCCGACCTGGCTACAAGAGAATCGTTCAAAGTTCTGATAATGCTCTGGAGGAGCTAGAAAGCGATAATCTGATCTCACCATATAGTTGTCAGCCACCTGCAGTGAGCCTGGCAAAGTTTCtcaatgataatattaaatcagtGGTTGATTTAATAGCTCGATAG
- the LOC105207731 gene encoding uncharacterized protein LOC105207731 isoform X2, translating to MRILLGCLICLLSAVHARTAIMPPPWADPSSNPCAAQPRGWQLLYWPADGKCYKIFQIGAPCPETMELGPAAGSGGTIAECRCPPGTAQSSRDALCHPIFTRASCSKGQFFAPVPDPPNKSGTKPRWGVCRDPESCNEQGEIYWPRDGKCYPKFSKGPCPHGELLVKGEDGLATCSCSTADELSRYYWLGNGGGCHEHYTKGPCSEPGELFLPGGTCGCHPQLPHYHEPSGMCYQLGGVGPCPQGHHFVVTMDARSSQEEVVRAGCVCKSGHVLYKDGLCYRLHTRGPCENGYMLVNSSTCIPVPCKRGRLYFPREKTCYKIGMRGPCPSGQIVLYDYNVRPSLDGIGYNGVCGCNNDMRNTGRCLKNEGDDCESTPGMVRIRKTCYKLYTQGPCTAGEWLVAQRTPRNNRLWQQEKPRSKARCECRPGYKRIVQSSDNALEELESDNLISPYSCQPPAVSLAKFLNDNIKSVVDLIAR from the exons ATGCGGATTCTCCTAGGGTGCCTCATTTGCCTACTGTCAGCGGTGCACGCGAGGACCGCGATAATGCCGCCACCGTGGGCCGATCCCTCGAGCAACCCCTGTGCCGCGCAACCGCGCGGTTGGCAGCTGCTGTACTGGCCGGCCGACGGAAAGTGCTACAAAATATTCCAG ATTGGCGCCCCGTGTCCGGAGACTATGGAACTGGGCCCAGCCGCCGGTAGCGGCGGAACAATCGCGGAATGCAGGTGTCCTCCAGGAACCGCACAATCATCTAGGGATGCTTTGTGCCATCCGATATTCACAAGAGCATCTTGCTCCAAGGGTCAATTCTTCGCACCTGTGCCCGACCCACCCAACAAATCAGG TACGAAGCCACGTTGGGGAGTCTGTCGTGATCCCGAAAGCTGCAACGAGCAGGGCGAAATCTACTGGCCTAGGGACGGCAAGTGCTATCCGAAGTTTAGCAAAGGCCCATGTCCACATGGCGAACTTCTCGTCAAGGGTGAGGATGGTCTAGCAACCTGTTCGTGTTCAACTGCTGACGAATTGAGTAGATACTATTGGCTGGGAAACGGCGGCGGCTGTCACGAACACTACACCAAAGGTCCCTGCTCGGAGCCGGGAGAATTATTTCTACCGGGTGGTACGTGCGGCTGCCACCCTCAATTGCCTCACTATCACGAGCCGAGCGGGATGTGCTATCAATTAG GCGGTGTTGGTCCATGTCCGCAAGGACATCACTTCGTAGTGACAATGGATGCCCGATCGTCGCAGGAAGAAGTTGTGCGAGCCGGATGCGTTTGCAAATCGGGCCATGTATTGTACAAGGATGGGCTTTGCTATCGATTACACACGAGAGGACCCTGCGAGAATGGCTATATGCTGGTAAACTCGTCAACCTGCATTCCCGTGCCATGCAAACGCGGTAGATTGTACTTCCCTAGAGAGAAGACTTGTTACAAAATTGGTATGAGGGGACCGTGCCCGAGCGGGCAGATAGTATTGTACGATTATAATGTGAGGCCGTCTCTCGATGGGATCGGTTACAATGGCGTGTGTGGATGCAACAACGATATGAGGAACACCGGCAGGTGTCTAAAGAATGAAGGCGACGATTGCGAGAGCACGCCAGGTATGGTGAGGATTAGGAAAACCTGTTACAAACTGTATACGCAGGGCCCGTGTACCGCGGGAGAATGGCTGGTCGCTCAGAGGACACCGAGGAACAATCGGCTGTGGCAACAAGAAAAACCACGATCGAAAGCCAGGTGCGAGTGCCGACCTGGCTACAAGAGAATCGTTCAAAGTTCTGATAATGCTCTGGAGGAGCTAGAAAGCGATAATCTGATCTCACCATATAGTTGTCAGCCACCTGCAGTGAGCCTGGCAAAGTTTCtcaatgataatattaaatcagtGGTTGATTTAATAGCTCGATAG